The proteins below come from a single Methylobacterium sp. SyP6R genomic window:
- the atpC gene encoding ATP synthase F1 subunit epsilon, producing MAGLVAELVSPERIVFSGEVRSVLLPGADGEMTVLPGHVPLVTLLHAGIVFATDATGTGRRAYVSGGLAEIAAEGGATRVTILAERVTAVEEMTADRIAAEIEEIRLERDSSADLDHQARCDVSIGRLEEIGASLGLSGRCGFAHAPHGLAIHFPDEFFRTMDQICLTDRRDLSHPRPPPEVLVDRRSTDLEGGFQRAPRFLEPPSRLPSVAPQDEV from the coding sequence ATGGCAGGTCTTGTCGCGGAACTCGTGTCGCCCGAGCGGATCGTGTTCTCGGGCGAGGTCCGGTCGGTGCTGCTGCCGGGCGCCGACGGCGAGATGACGGTCCTTCCCGGCCACGTGCCCCTCGTCACCCTGCTCCATGCCGGGATCGTCTTCGCCACCGACGCGACCGGGACCGGCCGCCGGGCCTATGTCAGCGGCGGCCTCGCCGAGATCGCGGCCGAGGGCGGGGCGACGCGGGTCACGATCCTGGCGGAGCGCGTGACGGCGGTCGAGGAGATGACCGCCGACCGGATCGCGGCCGAGATCGAGGAGATCCGCCTGGAGCGCGACAGCTCGGCGGATCTCGACCACCAGGCGCGCTGCGACGTCTCGATCGGGCGGCTGGAGGAGATCGGGGCGAGCCTCGGACTGTCAGGCCGCTGCGGCTTCGCTCACGCGCCGCACGGGCTGGCGATCCATTTTCCGGATGAATTCTTCCGGACAATGGATCAGATCTGTTTGACTGATCGACGAGATCTTTCCCACCCTCGACCTCCTCCTGAGGTGTTAGTCGATCGAAGATCGACTGACCTCGAAGGAGGGTTCCAGAGAGCGCCGAGATTTCTGGAGCCTCCTTCGAGGCTCCCTTCGGTCGCACCTCAGGATGAGGTATGA
- a CDS encoding acetate/propionate family kinase has product MIPAYLVLNAGSSSLKFQVFEPGGDGVPHRLSRGLFEGLGGAAHMVVHDRTGAVVAEERFGAGEFGHEEALLHVAAWLREHRSGHRLAAVGHRVVHGGADYAAPVRIDDAVLAALERLVPLAPLHQPHNLAPVRILRRLFPDLPQVACFDTAFHRGQPEVAQLFALPAEITDRGVRRYGFHGLSYAFVAGQLAACAPGLAEGRVVVAHLGSGASLCALAGGRSVATTMGFSALDGLPMGTRCGSLDPGVVFYLMREMQLDVQAAEHLLYTRSGLLGVSGLSNDMRVLRARAAEDRRARMAIDLFVYRIGRELGSLVAALGGIDGLVFTGGIGENDAATRAEVLRGAAWAGFRLDAAANAAGASRISAGSGPQAYVVPTDEEATIASGMHEVLDDARLTVP; this is encoded by the coding sequence ATGATCCCGGCCTACCTCGTGCTGAATGCGGGCTCGTCGAGCCTCAAGTTCCAGGTGTTCGAGCCGGGAGGGGACGGCGTGCCGCACCGCCTCTCCCGCGGCCTCTTCGAGGGGCTCGGCGGCGCGGCGCACATGGTCGTGCACGATCGGACCGGCGCGGTCGTCGCCGAGGAGCGGTTCGGGGCGGGCGAATTCGGTCACGAGGAGGCCCTTCTCCACGTCGCCGCGTGGCTGCGGGAGCATCGGAGCGGGCACCGGCTGGCGGCGGTCGGGCATCGGGTCGTGCATGGCGGCGCGGATTACGCCGCGCCCGTGCGGATCGACGACGCGGTGCTGGCGGCGCTGGAACGCCTCGTCCCGCTCGCGCCCCTGCACCAGCCGCACAACCTCGCGCCGGTCCGCATCCTGCGGCGGCTGTTTCCGGACCTGCCGCAGGTGGCGTGCTTCGACACCGCCTTCCACCGCGGCCAGCCGGAGGTCGCGCAGCTCTTCGCGCTGCCGGCCGAGATCACCGACCGGGGCGTGCGCCGCTACGGCTTCCACGGCCTGTCCTATGCCTTCGTCGCCGGGCAGCTCGCCGCCTGCGCGCCCGGCCTCGCGGAGGGCCGGGTGGTCGTGGCCCATCTCGGCAGCGGCGCGAGCCTGTGCGCGCTGGCGGGCGGTCGCAGCGTCGCCACCACGATGGGCTTCTCGGCCCTCGACGGGCTGCCGATGGGCACCCGCTGCGGCAGCCTCGATCCGGGCGTGGTGTTCTACCTCATGCGGGAGATGCAGCTCGACGTCCAGGCGGCGGAGCACCTGCTCTACACCCGCTCAGGGTTGCTCGGCGTCTCCGGCCTGTCGAACGACATGCGGGTGCTGCGCGCCCGCGCCGCCGAGGACCGGCGTGCGCGGATGGCCATCGACCTCTTCGTCTACCGCATCGGGCGCGAGCTCGGCTCGCTCGTCGCGGCGCTCGGCGGGATCGACGGCCTCGTCTTCACCGGCGGCATCGGCGAGAACGACGCCGCGACCCGGGCCGAGGTGCTGCGGGGCGCCGCCTGGGCCGGATTCCGGCTCGACGCGGCCGCGAACGCGGCGGGCGCTTCCCGGATCAGCGCCGGCTCCGGCCCCCAGGCCTACGTCGTCCCGACCGACGAGGAGGCGACGATCGCCAGCGGGATGCACGAGGTGCTCGACGATGCGCGCCTGACGGTGCCCTGA
- a CDS encoding phosphate acetyltransferase, producing MTQEAPARRRHEKYDRLIAAAQARPRLTVAVAHPCDEASLGAALEAADLGLITPVLVGPRPRIAAAACGRDLAAFRIVESAHSHDSADRAVALVRAGEAGALMKGSLHTDELMGAVVRREGGLRTERRLSHCFVMDVPGHDDPLIVTDAAINIAPTLEEKRDIVQNAIDLAHSFGIEVVRVAIVSAMETVNPKVPSTLDAAALCKMADRGQITGAVLDGPLALDNAIDRGAAAIKQIQSPVAGRANVLVVPDLEAANMLAKSLTFLADADAAGIVLGARVPIILTSRADSRLTRLASCAVASLFAAGRRAETPRPGVQG from the coding sequence ATGACCCAGGAGGCCCCGGCCCGCCGCCGGCACGAGAAGTACGACCGTCTGATCGCCGCCGCGCAGGCGCGGCCCCGCCTCACGGTCGCGGTCGCGCACCCTTGCGACGAGGCCTCGCTCGGCGCCGCGCTGGAGGCGGCGGATCTCGGGCTGATCACCCCGGTCCTGGTCGGGCCCCGGCCGAGGATCGCGGCGGCGGCCTGCGGGCGGGATCTGGCGGCGTTCCGCATCGTCGAATCGGCCCATAGCCACGATTCCGCCGACAGGGCGGTGGCGCTGGTGAGGGCCGGAGAGGCCGGCGCGCTGATGAAGGGCAGCCTCCACACCGATGAGCTGATGGGCGCGGTAGTGCGGCGCGAGGGTGGGCTGCGGACGGAGCGCCGCCTGAGCCACTGCTTCGTGATGGACGTGCCGGGCCACGACGATCCCCTCATCGTCACCGATGCCGCGATCAACATCGCCCCGACGCTCGAGGAGAAGCGCGACATCGTCCAGAACGCCATCGACCTCGCCCATTCCTTCGGGATCGAGGTGGTGCGGGTCGCGATCGTGTCGGCGATGGAGACGGTCAACCCGAAGGTCCCCTCGACCCTCGATGCCGCCGCGTTGTGCAAGATGGCCGATCGCGGCCAGATCACCGGGGCGGTCCTCGACGGGCCGCTCGCCCTCGACAACGCCATCGATCGCGGCGCGGCGGCGATCAAGCAGATCCAGTCGCCGGTCGCCGGCCGCGCCAACGTGCTGGTGGTGCCGGATCTCGAAGCCGCCAACATGCTGGCCAAGAGCCTGACCTTCCTTGCCGACGCGGACGCCGCCGGGATCGTGCTCGGCGCCCGGGTGCCGATCATCCTGACGAGCCGGGCCGATTCGCGCCTGACGCGGCTCGCCTCCTGCGCCGTCGCCTCGCTGTTCGCCGCGGGCCGTCGCGCCGAAACACCGCGGCCGGGGGTCCAGGGATGA
- a CDS encoding AI-2E family transporter: MSFDAALRIGLAAALVYACARILSPLAEILLWSAILAVMLYPLHRRLLVGVGERGSAALIGVVGIAVMLAATILVVTSLGSSLVAFVSDLRDQRLTLPPPPARLADLPLVGGRLTEAWALAAANAPGALARYGPMLRKPAAWLLSAARRLAAGEVSFVLSFAIAAILVGYGKGAAAFTRQVLVRATGSPARGAALAALAVETIRGVALGIVGVAVLQSLLLGAGFFVIGLPAAGLWTLATLLLCIVQVPVVVLTLPVIGYVFATADALPALVFAIWTIGAGLSDNVLKPLVLGRGLDVPMPVILAGVVGGVIAHGLLGLFIGPVVLATGYVLLVGWVRRIPVDAPPVGDAAA, translated from the coding sequence ATGTCTTTCGATGCCGCCCTGCGCATCGGCCTCGCCGCGGCGCTCGTCTATGCCTGCGCCCGCATCCTGTCGCCGCTCGCGGAGATCCTGCTCTGGTCGGCGATCCTGGCCGTCATGCTGTACCCGCTGCATCGCCGCCTCCTCGTCGGCGTCGGCGAGCGCGGCTCGGCCGCCCTGATCGGGGTCGTCGGCATCGCCGTCATGCTGGCGGCGACGATCCTGGTCGTGACGTCGCTCGGATCGTCCCTCGTCGCATTCGTCTCGGACCTGCGCGACCAGCGGCTGACCCTACCCCCGCCGCCCGCCCGCCTCGCCGACCTGCCGCTGGTCGGCGGGAGGCTGACGGAGGCCTGGGCGCTCGCCGCCGCCAACGCGCCGGGGGCTCTCGCGCGCTACGGCCCGATGCTGCGCAAGCCGGCGGCCTGGCTCCTGTCGGCCGCCCGTCGCCTGGCGGCCGGCGAGGTGTCGTTCGTCCTGTCCTTCGCCATCGCGGCGATCCTCGTCGGGTACGGCAAGGGGGCGGCCGCGTTCACCCGGCAGGTCCTGGTCCGCGCCACCGGCAGCCCGGCCCGGGGCGCCGCGCTCGCGGCGCTGGCCGTCGAGACCATCCGCGGCGTGGCGCTGGGCATCGTCGGCGTGGCGGTGCTCCAGTCCCTGCTGCTCGGAGCCGGCTTCTTCGTCATCGGCCTCCCGGCCGCCGGCCTGTGGACCCTCGCCACGCTGCTCCTCTGCATCGTCCAGGTGCCGGTCGTCGTCCTGACCCTGCCGGTGATCGGGTACGTCTTCGCCACCGCCGACGCGCTGCCGGCGCTCGTCTTCGCGATCTGGACCATCGGCGCCGGACTGAGCGACAACGTTCTCAAGCCGCTCGTGCTCGGCCGCGGCCTCGACGTCCCGATGCCCGTCATCCTGGCGGGCGTCGTCGGCGGCGTGATCGCCCATGGCCTGCTCGGCCTGTTCATCGGCCCGGTCGTCCTGGCGACGGGGTATGTGCTGCTGGTCGGATGGGTGAGGCGCATCCCGGTCGATGCGCCGCCCGTCGGTGATGCGGCGGCGTGA
- a CDS encoding DUF4344 domain-containing metallopeptidase has protein sequence MRCALAIIIASTLLLGAGPSRGESHRRSPSPGAPVRVFYDRPLKAESLAIYRSVKSHRVLEGLREVAAGLRLPRSLTFRFAACRGAADAWYEPETRTVTVCYEYVREVKDRVSPPPVRTGAERQDAVFGLVAQAFLHETGHALFHLLEVPVLGREEDAADQFAALVLLELPPGQARHAVDGIARLFRSLAAEERAEPAVLADDHSLALQRLYGLLCLAYGADRRTFGDLVASGALPRSRARLCRAEYGLAMDALHKLLRPHLRGGRLERERVRRAFRGMF, from the coding sequence ATGCGGTGCGCTCTTGCGATCATCATCGCCTCGACGCTGCTCCTCGGCGCCGGACCGAGCCGCGGCGAGTCTCATCGACGAAGCCCGTCGCCTGGTGCTCCGGTCAGGGTCTTCTACGACCGTCCCCTCAAGGCGGAGTCGCTCGCGATCTACCGCTCCGTCAAGTCGCATCGCGTCCTCGAAGGCCTGCGGGAGGTGGCCGCGGGCTTGCGCCTGCCGCGGTCGCTGACCTTCCGGTTCGCGGCATGCCGCGGCGCCGCCGATGCGTGGTACGAGCCCGAGACCCGCACCGTCACGGTCTGTTACGAGTATGTCCGGGAGGTGAAGGATCGGGTGTCGCCGCCGCCGGTCCGGACAGGGGCGGAGCGGCAGGACGCGGTCTTCGGCCTCGTCGCCCAGGCCTTCCTGCACGAGACCGGGCATGCCCTGTTCCACCTGCTCGAAGTGCCGGTGCTCGGCCGGGAGGAGGATGCCGCCGACCAGTTCGCGGCGCTCGTGCTGCTCGAATTGCCGCCCGGGCAGGCCCGGCACGCCGTCGACGGCATCGCGCGCCTGTTCCGGAGTCTGGCGGCCGAGGAAAGGGCCGAGCCGGCGGTACTCGCCGACGATCACAGCCTCGCGCTCCAGCGTCTCTACGGCCTGCTCTGCCTCGCCTACGGGGCCGACCGCCGCACCTTCGGGGATCTCGTCGCGAGCGGCGCCCTGCCGCGTTCGCGCGCCCGACTGTGCCGGGCGGAATACGGCCTCGCCATGGACGCGCTGCACAAGCTCCTCCGGCCCCATCTCCGTGGCGGACGGCTGGAGCGCGAACGGGTGCGCCGCGCCTTTCGCGGGATGTTCTGA
- a CDS encoding amino acid ABC transporter ATP-binding protein, with protein sequence MPETTMIEVAHVRKSFGTVSVLKDISLSVPKGGVLSLIGPSGSGKSTLLRCLNLLTIPDEGTIRIGTHAMRFGKDPQGKDHRMPRDKDLAAFRSTVGMVFQNFNLFSHMSVLRNVMEGPVTVLGRGRDETRELALRLLDKVGLREKADVHPDRLSGGQKQRVAIARALAMKPEVMLFDEATSALDPELVGEVLQVVRQLASEGMTMVLVTHEIAFARDVADTCVFMRDGFVVEEGPARQVIEDPRQAATKAFLSHFHKAAV encoded by the coding sequence ATGCCGGAGACGACGATGATCGAGGTGGCGCACGTCAGAAAGTCGTTCGGGACGGTGTCCGTGCTCAAGGACATTTCCTTGAGCGTGCCGAAGGGCGGGGTGCTGTCGCTGATCGGCCCGAGCGGATCGGGCAAGTCGACCCTCCTGCGCTGCCTGAACCTCCTCACCATCCCGGACGAGGGAACGATCCGGATCGGCACGCACGCGATGCGCTTCGGCAAGGATCCCCAAGGCAAGGATCACCGGATGCCGCGGGACAAGGACCTCGCCGCCTTCCGGTCGACGGTCGGCATGGTCTTCCAGAACTTCAACCTGTTCTCCCACATGTCCGTCCTCCGCAACGTCATGGAGGGACCCGTCACGGTGCTCGGCAGGGGCCGGGACGAGACGCGGGAGCTGGCGCTCCGGCTCCTGGACAAGGTGGGCCTGCGGGAGAAGGCCGACGTCCATCCCGACCGGCTGTCGGGCGGGCAGAAGCAGCGGGTCGCCATCGCCCGGGCGCTGGCGATGAAGCCGGAGGTCATGCTCTTCGACGAGGCGACCTCGGCGCTCGATCCCGAGCTCGTCGGGGAAGTCCTGCAGGTCGTCCGGCAGCTGGCCTCGGAGGGCATGACCATGGTGCTCGTGACGCACGAGATCGCGTTCGCGCGCGACGTCGCCGACACCTGCGTGTTCATGCGCGACGGCTTCGTCGTCGAGGAAGGGCCGGCCCGGCAGGTGATCGAGGATCCGCGGCAAGCCGCCACCAAGGCCTTCCTCAGCCATTTTCACAAGGCGGCGGTCTGA
- a CDS encoding amino acid ABC transporter permease — translation MNYEWDFSFLLQYKGLIAIGALYTIGFTIVTAIAGFAVGGLIAVARLGNVKAVTIPLMAFIEIFRCTPVLVQLVWIYYALPILIGVELKPATAAFIALTLYGASFFAEIIRGGIASIDIGQWDAGRALGMRRGALLRRIVLPQALKRMIPPLVNQVVLQLKNTSLLSVLAVPDLLYQGQLITSATYKPLEVYTMIAIIYFAILFPLTTFAHSLENRLAR, via the coding sequence ATGAATTACGAGTGGGACTTTTCGTTCCTGCTGCAATACAAGGGCCTGATTGCGATCGGCGCCTTGTACACGATCGGCTTCACCATCGTCACGGCGATCGCCGGCTTCGCCGTCGGCGGCCTGATCGCCGTCGCCCGCCTGGGCAACGTGAAGGCGGTGACGATCCCGCTCATGGCCTTCATCGAGATCTTCCGCTGCACCCCGGTGCTGGTGCAGCTGGTCTGGATCTACTACGCCCTGCCGATCCTGATCGGCGTCGAGCTGAAGCCCGCGACCGCCGCCTTCATCGCCCTGACGCTCTACGGCGCGTCGTTCTTCGCCGAGATCATCCGCGGCGGCATCGCCTCGATCGATATCGGCCAGTGGGACGCGGGACGGGCGCTCGGCATGCGCCGCGGTGCCCTGCTCCGGCGCATCGTCCTGCCGCAGGCGCTCAAGCGGATGATCCCGCCGCTTGTCAACCAGGTCGTACTCCAGCTGAAGAACACTTCGCTTCTCTCCGTGCTCGCGGTGCCCGATCTTCTCTACCAGGGCCAGCTGATCACCTCGGCCACCTACAAGCCGCTCGAAGTCTATACGATGATCGCGATCATTTACTTCGCGATCCTGTTTCCTCTCACGACCTTCGCGCACAGCCTCGAAAACAGGCTCGCACGGTGA
- a CDS encoding aspartate/glutamate racemase family protein: MPPDPTPPLGIIMLDTRFERPPGDVGHAASWPFPVLFETVRGATARRVVGGQDADLAEAFVEAGERLRARGAIGIITSCGFLAARQRSLAARMSLPLATSSLMQLPLIDRCLPRAKRTGIVTYDAEALTDAHFVEVGADPATPVVGLPANGALRGVIEREAPYDAEALARDVLEAAGRLVGRGDVGAILMECTNLPPFSRAVAERFAVPVFDIITLGRWFHSGLLQTRYP; this comes from the coding sequence ATGCCCCCCGACCCCACCCCGCCCTTGGGCATCATCATGCTCGACACACGGTTCGAGCGCCCGCCCGGCGATGTCGGGCACGCGGCGAGCTGGCCCTTCCCGGTCCTGTTCGAGACCGTCCGCGGCGCCACCGCGCGCCGGGTCGTGGGCGGGCAGGATGCCGACCTGGCCGAGGCCTTCGTCGAGGCGGGGGAGCGGCTGCGGGCGCGGGGCGCCATCGGCATCATCACGTCGTGCGGCTTCCTGGCCGCCCGGCAGCGCTCTCTCGCCGCCCGGATGTCGCTGCCGCTCGCGACCTCGAGCCTGATGCAGCTTCCCCTGATCGACCGCTGCCTTCCCCGGGCCAAGCGGACCGGAATCGTGACCTACGACGCCGAGGCGCTCACCGACGCGCATTTCGTCGAGGTCGGTGCCGATCCCGCGACGCCGGTCGTGGGCTTGCCCGCGAACGGGGCGCTGCGCGGAGTGATCGAGCGGGAGGCGCCTTACGATGCGGAGGCGTTGGCGCGCGACGTGCTGGAGGCCGCCGGGCGCCTGGTCGGGCGGGGGGATGTCGGCGCGATCCTGATGGAATGCACCAACCTCCCGCCGTTCTCGAGAGCCGTCGCCGAGCGCTTCGCCGTTCCGGTCTTCGACATCATTACCCTGGGCCGCTGGTTTCACTCGGGCCTTCTGCAAACACGCTACCCGTAA
- a CDS encoding transporter substrate-binding domain-containing protein has translation MVSRRDIASFLGAGALGAALSPIGTAQAQTAPAGENTFQRIRRTKKLRIAGIVGTEPYYKKDIASGEWSGFCISMAQDLAKAMDAEVEIAETTWGNAVLDLQANKIDIMFGLSPTPSRALTVEFTRPIMLNTFTIIAKPGFEPKTWADLNKPEVRVAVDIGSTHDLFARRVIPNATLVALKTPDDAMLSVQSNRADCVIQVALLSLVTVKKNPKVGRIIVPTPLSAQPTCAGVRADPDPRFRTFVDNWLEYNRGLGAMKGWITSSLELVGVKPDDIPAEISF, from the coding sequence ATGGTATCACGCAGGGACATCGCATCGTTTCTCGGCGCCGGCGCGCTCGGGGCCGCCCTCTCCCCGATCGGCACCGCCCAGGCCCAGACGGCTCCGGCCGGCGAGAACACCTTCCAGCGCATCCGGCGCACCAAGAAGCTCCGGATCGCCGGCATCGTCGGCACCGAGCCGTACTACAAGAAGGACATCGCGTCCGGCGAGTGGTCGGGCTTCTGCATCAGCATGGCGCAGGATCTCGCCAAGGCGATGGATGCCGAGGTCGAGATCGCCGAGACCACCTGGGGCAACGCGGTGCTCGACCTCCAGGCGAACAAGATCGACATCATGTTCGGCCTGTCGCCGACCCCGTCGCGGGCGCTCACGGTCGAGTTCACGCGGCCGATCATGCTGAACACCTTCACCATCATCGCCAAGCCCGGCTTCGAGCCGAAGACCTGGGCCGACCTCAACAAGCCGGAGGTCCGCGTCGCCGTCGACATCGGCTCGACCCACGACCTGTTCGCCCGGCGCGTCATCCCGAACGCCACGCTGGTCGCGCTGAAGACCCCGGACGACGCCATGCTGTCGGTGCAGTCCAACCGGGCCGATTGCGTCATCCAGGTCGCGCTGCTCTCGCTCGTGACCGTGAAGAAGAACCCGAAGGTGGGCCGAATCATCGTCCCCACCCCCTTGAGCGCACAGCCGACCTGTGCCGGCGTGCGGGCCGATCCCGATCCGCGGTTCCGGACCTTCGTCGACAACTGGCTCGAATACAATCGCGGGCTCGGCGCCATGAAGGGCTGGATCACGTCCAGCCTGGAACTGGTCGGCGTCAAGCCCGACGACATCCCGGCCGAGATCTCGTTCTGA
- a CDS encoding ABC-F family ATP-binding cassette domain-containing protein has translation MPAQLSLLNVTWSAPDGRPVLTDISASFGQERTGIVGRNGAGKTTLLGLLAGRLRPAGGSLVVHGSVALLRQFARLPPDDTVADLFGAAAGLALLRRAESGSATAEDLAEADWTLAERLTEALERMGVAAEPDTPLRHLSGGQRARAALAAAMFSRPDFLLLDEPTNDLDRQGRQAVHEMLQGWRGGAVVVSHDRSLLEAMDAIVEIEPAGANLYRGNFDAYRHAKALRLAAAEHDLALAEKRAADLARRTQATVERQQRRDAAGQRRGARGDLPRILVGGRRDNAERTAGGLARLAERQHLTAEAELARSRDRVASEKPLAVAVPPSGLHADRRVLTVEDVTVGYRPGRPVLQEVSLAITGPERVALGGRNGSGKSTLLDLVAGRLAPWSGRVSVGVRAALLDQRLTLLAHDRTVAENFARLNPGEDANGCRAALARFQFRAKAADRPVSALSGGQQVRAALACLLGHVAPPQLLLLDEPTNHLDLEAVEALESGLAGYDGALLVVSHDEVFLDALRITRRVALGGRSG, from the coding sequence ATGCCAGCACAGCTCTCCCTCCTGAACGTCACGTGGTCCGCGCCTGACGGGCGCCCCGTCCTCACCGACATTTCCGCCAGCTTCGGGCAGGAGCGGACCGGCATCGTCGGCCGCAACGGGGCCGGCAAGACGACCCTCCTGGGCCTCCTGGCCGGCCGGCTGCGGCCGGCGGGCGGCAGTCTCGTCGTCCACGGGTCGGTCGCGCTGCTGCGCCAGTTCGCACGCCTTCCTCCCGACGACACCGTCGCCGATCTGTTCGGCGCGGCGGCGGGCCTGGCGCTGCTCCGCCGCGCCGAGAGCGGCTCCGCCACGGCCGAGGACCTCGCCGAGGCCGACTGGACGCTCGCGGAGCGCCTGACGGAGGCCCTGGAGCGGATGGGCGTTGCGGCGGAGCCCGACACGCCGCTCCGTCACCTCTCCGGCGGGCAGCGCGCCCGGGCCGCGCTGGCGGCGGCGATGTTTTCGCGGCCCGATTTCCTGCTCCTCGACGAACCGACCAACGACCTCGACCGCCAAGGGCGGCAGGCGGTGCACGAGATGCTGCAGGGCTGGCGCGGCGGCGCGGTCGTGGTCAGCCACGACCGGTCCCTGCTCGAGGCGATGGACGCCATCGTGGAGATCGAGCCGGCGGGGGCGAACCTCTACCGGGGCAATTTCGACGCCTACCGGCACGCGAAGGCCCTGCGCCTCGCCGCGGCCGAGCATGACCTCGCGCTGGCCGAGAAACGGGCCGCGGACCTGGCCCGGCGGACGCAAGCGACGGTCGAGCGCCAGCAACGCCGCGACGCGGCTGGGCAGCGCCGCGGGGCGCGGGGCGACCTACCCCGCATCCTCGTCGGCGGCCGCCGGGACAATGCCGAGCGGACCGCCGGCGGCCTTGCGCGCCTGGCCGAGCGCCAGCACCTCACCGCCGAGGCCGAGCTGGCGCGGAGCCGGGACCGGGTCGCGTCGGAAAAGCCCCTCGCCGTCGCCGTTCCGCCGAGCGGGCTTCACGCCGACCGGCGCGTCCTCACGGTCGAGGACGTCACGGTCGGGTATCGGCCGGGACGGCCGGTCCTGCAGGAGGTGTCGCTGGCGATCACCGGGCCGGAGCGCGTCGCGCTCGGTGGACGCAACGGTTCGGGCAAGTCGACCCTGCTCGATCTCGTCGCGGGCCGCCTCGCCCCCTGGTCGGGGCGGGTGTCGGTCGGCGTACGCGCCGCCCTGCTCGACCAGCGCCTCACGCTGCTCGCCCACGACAGGACGGTGGCGGAGAACTTCGCGCGTCTCAACCCGGGGGAGGACGCGAACGGATGCCGGGCGGCCCTGGCGCGGTTCCAGTTCCGGGCGAAGGCCGCCGACCGTCCGGTCTCGGCGCTCAGCGGCGGCCAGCAGGTCCGGGCCGCTTTGGCCTGCCTTCTGGGCCATGTGGCGCCGCCGCAACTCCTGCTCCTCGACGAACCGACCAACCACCTCGACCTCGAGGCCGTCGAGGCCCTCGAATCCGGCCTTGCCGGCTATGACGGCGCGCTTCTGGTCGTCAGCCACGACGAGGTCTTCCTCGACGCCCTGCGGATCACGCGGCGCGTCGCCCTCGGCGGACGATCCGGGTGA